TACCGAGTATTACCGGTTTCAGGATCGTTTCCGGCTGACTCACACCCTGCTGGAAAATTTTTTAATGATGAATTCGGAAAAGGCATTGGACCGCGGTTTCGGATCCTATATTGCGGGCGGACAATTTGAATCGGATCAGTTCGAAGGTCCGGATGCACTTTCGATGTTCTGGATGAACCGGAATCTCCGGATTTTCAAAAACATCAAATCCATTGATTACACCGAAAATGACCGGATTCTGGTTCTGTTTGGTTCGGGCCATATCTCCATTCTGCGGTATTTTTTTAATTGTTCGCCCGAGTTCGATCTGATCGAATTCGACCAGTTAACCGGGATGGAATGACGCGGAACCCGAATTGGAAATGATCGTTTATTTTTTAACCACATCAGATTGAAAAACCATGTCAGACGATTTAAAACCCTGCCCTCATTGTGAATGCCCCTACGGTTATGCCTCGGGCGATGACCGGTACACCTGTCCGGATTGTAACCATGAATGGAATCCGGCAGAAAACCAGGGAAATTCTCTGGTGGTCAAAGATGCAAACGGGACGGTTCTGCAGGATGGAGATACCGTTGTAGTGGTGAAAGATTTACCGGTAAAGGGTGCTCCAAAACCAATTAAGGCCGGGACCAAAGTGAAAAACATCCGGCTCAGCGATGGAGATCATAACATCGATTGTAAAATAGATGGATTCGGATCGATGGCGCTCAAATCGGAGTTTGTAAAGAAGGCGACATGAGATCCTTTTTCTCCGGAACTATTTAGGATGCCGAGAGGCATGAGAAACAAGCTGGTACTGACTGACCGGTTGTTCTTGTGCGTATTCTAAAATTTCTGTACTTTGAAAAGCCTTCCTCGTCTTCGGATTTTGAAAGCAGATTTCAGCAGGGACCGTTCTGTTAAACAACCAATCTGCCTTTTTTGACCAACATATTTATCGTGTATATTCATCACTTATCATTAAAGTTGTAAGAAAGCCATGAACCGACATTTCCTGCTACCAACTCTGCTGTTCCTGATGCCTTTGAGCGCATGCAGCACAAAAGAAAATCATGAACCAATTACTGCCAATGTTATTCAGAGTCAATCTTCAACCAACTCTCAGCTTCAAGATGACTTCGGCGACCTGCCTGAAGACAGGAAAATAATCAAAGAAGGTGAAATCAGCTTTGGAACTGCTGACATTCGGGAAACAAGAGAAGCGATAAGCCAGGCTGTAAATGAGACCGGCGCTTATGTTTCGAAGGAAAATCAGTTTGACCACGACGGCAAATTATCATATAAAATGGTCATTCGCGTTCCTGCAAACCGATTTGATTTTCTCCTTTCACGACTTTCACAACATGCAGATAAACTGGATAGAAAGAACATCAATCTTTTAGATGTAACAGAAGAATATGTTGATATCGAAGCCCGACTTCAATCAAAAAGAGAACTTGAGAACCGATTCAAAGAGATCTTAAAGAAGGCCAACACGGTTGAAGACATTTTGAAAACCGAAAAGGAAATCGGCGCCATCCGGTTGGAGATCGATTCAATCGAGGGGAGGCTCCGGTACCTTAAAGATTCTATTGCCTACAGCACCCTGACTGTCGAATTTTACCAACATTCCAATACCACCTTTGAATTTTATTCAGGAATCATTCAAGCATTCGCTAAAGGGTGGGACATCCTGCTAATGATTATGGTCGGATTAGCACACCTTTGGTCCCTATTCCTCCTTATTCTTGTTGGAGTATTTATATATCGGCTTTATAAAAGAACACAAGACAAAAAATAGGGTGGTTCAAATTATTCTATTCAGATACTTCCAGAATCAAACTTTTTATGGGACCAGTTCAAAATCAGTTTGGTGTTTTATCACTTTCTAAAATAAGACTTAATCTGGGTAATTGTATTTCTGAAATGAATAGATCACTTCTGACAATTTCATCAGTGACCAATACCGGATCGAGATCAGTTTGATTTGAATCAATCAAATCACTTTAAACTCAATTCAACAACAAGACACTACCATGCGACCTCTCATTTCTTTCATGCATATTTCTCTGGATGGCTTCGTGGCCGGACCCAATGGCGAAATGAACTGGATCACCGTGAATCAGGACATTTTTGATCATGTGGGTCAGCGGATCCGGCAAACCGACACTTCAATGTATGGTCGGGTCACCTGGCAGATGATGGAAAGTTACTGGCCCACGGCTGGTACAAAACCCAATGCAACCCGCCACGACATTGAACATTCGGCATGGTACCGCGACGTTCACAAGGTGGTTCTCTCCACCACACTGAAAGCAGATGAACTGACGAATACGACGGTGATCAGGGACCGGCTTTCGGAGCAGATCCGGGCCATTAAAAATCAACCGGGTTCCGAAATACTCGTGTTCGGGAGTCCGTCTGCCACCCACGCACTTATTGAGGCAGACCTGATTGACGGATACTGGCTGTTTGTGAATCCGATCATTCTGGGACAGGGAATTCCGCTGTTCACCGGTAAAAGCGCAAAAGCCACTTTGTCACTGATTGCCACCAAACCGTTTGCATGCGGGGTGACAGAACTGAGTTACATGGTAAAAAGAGTCTGATGACCCATTTTCCGGGCCCGGATCCGGCTTTGGATCGTCTGACCAGATTCCCGATAATCTGAATAAACGCGCCTTTTCCGGAAAATGACAGCGCCTCTACCCCCATACATCCACTTGCAATTGGTGAACGTAAGTTAACCTTCTGTCCTTCGGTTTCTGATCCCTATTCATCTGAAAACACCCTA
The sequence above is drawn from the Bacteroidota bacterium genome and encodes:
- a CDS encoding dihydrofolate reductase family protein; translated protein: MRPLISFMHISLDGFVAGPNGEMNWITVNQDIFDHVGQRIRQTDTSMYGRVTWQMMESYWPTAGTKPNATRHDIEHSAWYRDVHKVVLSTTLKADELTNTTVIRDRLSEQIRAIKNQPGSEILVFGSPSATHALIEADLIDGYWLFVNPIILGQGIPLFTGKSAKATLSLIATKPFACGVTELSYMVKRV
- a CDS encoding alkylphosphonate utilization protein, which encodes MSDDLKPCPHCECPYGYASGDDRYTCPDCNHEWNPAENQGNSLVVKDANGTVLQDGDTVVVVKDLPVKGAPKPIKAGTKVKNIRLSDGDHNIDCKIDGFGSMALKSEFVKKAT
- a CDS encoding DUF4349 domain-containing protein, giving the protein MNRHFLLPTLLFLMPLSACSTKENHEPITANVIQSQSSTNSQLQDDFGDLPEDRKIIKEGEISFGTADIRETREAISQAVNETGAYVSKENQFDHDGKLSYKMVIRVPANRFDFLLSRLSQHADKLDRKNINLLDVTEEYVDIEARLQSKRELENRFKEILKKANTVEDILKTEKEIGAIRLEIDSIEGRLRYLKDSIAYSTLTVEFYQHSNTTFEFYSGIIQAFAKGWDILLMIMVGLAHLWSLFLLILVGVFIYRLYKRTQDKK